In Ignavibacteriales bacterium, the genomic stretch GCAAAATGGATTAATGAGAAAAGTTTGTCTTATATAGAAGCAAATCTTTTTTTAATGCCCCCAAAATTAATTCTGCGAAAAATAGAGGTAACCTTTATCAAATGCTTCTAAATTTAATTCAACAGTTCCTTTTGGTACAGAAACTTCAACTGCTTTTCGCATTGCGTCTTTATCAATAATATTTGTTACGGCGGTAGCAAAGCCCATCATAATAATGTTAAGCACCATCTTTTTGCCAAGTTCTTCTGCAATACGTGTAGCAGGAATGGAAAAGTGTTTTAAATCTTTTCTTAGGTTTAATGGATTTACTAATTCTTCTTCTGTTATCAATATTCCACCTGGAGCAAGTTCCGGAGAAAACTTAGTATAAGCTTCCTGCGACATCACAATCATTATTGATGGGGAAGTTATATATGGATAATCGATTGGTTTTTGATCAACTATTATTTGTGCACTGCAAGAACTACCGCGGGCTTCTGGTCCAAAGGATTGAATCATGGTAGAATGTTTGTTATCATAAATTGAAGCAGCTCTTCCAATAATGTAACCGCTTAGGATTACTCCCTGTCCGCCAAATCCACCAATTTTAATTTCTGTTCGCATAAAAAATCCTTTAATTAACTTATTCCTACCAGAATTATAGTTTGAGACCGCATAAAAATTATTTCAACCGTTATAAACTTTATAATTATCGCCAAACTTTTTTTGATAATGCTCATTCATTGCATCCAAGTAAGTTGGTTTTTCAATATCAACAAAC encodes the following:
- a CDS encoding 2-oxoacid:acceptor oxidoreductase family protein; protein product: MRTEIKIGGFGGQGVILSGYIIGRAASIYDNKHSTMIQSFGPEARGSSCSAQIIVDQKPIDYPYITSPSIMIVMSQEAYTKFSPELAPGGILITEEELVNPLNLRKDLKHFSIPATRIAEELGKKMVLNIIMMGFATAVTNIIDKDAMRKAVEVSVPKGTVELNLEAFDKGYLYFSQN